A portion of the Lysinibacillus timonensis genome contains these proteins:
- the fapR gene encoding transcription factor FapR, whose translation MKRSKKERQKLLLKTIEENPFITDEQLASHFEVSVQTIRLDRMELSIPELRERIKDVASKNYENEVKALPLDEVIGEIVDIELDERAISIFDVKEEDVFQRNGIARGHHLFAQANSLAVAVINDELALTVRANVVFVKPVRAGDRVITKAIVNNKNIEKNRTYIDVISTVNNTVVFKGEFEMYRTKGIGDNHETSN comes from the coding sequence ATGAAACGTTCAAAAAAAGAACGTCAAAAACTCTTATTAAAAACAATTGAAGAAAACCCATTCATAACGGACGAACAGCTTGCTTCCCACTTTGAAGTAAGTGTGCAAACTATTCGGTTAGACCGTATGGAACTATCTATACCAGAACTACGGGAAAGAATTAAAGATGTAGCATCTAAAAACTATGAAAATGAAGTAAAAGCATTACCTTTAGATGAGGTAATTGGTGAAATAGTTGATATTGAATTAGACGAGAGGGCCATTTCAATCTTCGACGTAAAAGAAGAAGACGTATTCCAACGAAACGGCATTGCTCGTGGACATCATTTGTTTGCACAAGCAAACTCATTGGCAGTTGCTGTTATTAACGATGAATTAGCTTTAACTGTAAGAGCAAATGTAGTATTTGTTAAACCAGTGCGAGCAGGGGACCGTGTCATTACGAAAGCGATTGTAAATAACAAGAATATAGAAAAGAATCGTACATATATCGATGTCATTTCCACTGTTAATAATACAGTTGTTTTTAAAGGTGAATTTGAAATGTATCGTACGAAAGGTATAGGTGACAATCATGAAACTAGCAATTGA
- the plsX gene encoding phosphate acyltransferase PlsX, with amino-acid sequence MKLAIDAMGGDHAPKAVVEGVFLALDEITNLEVKLFGHKEKLAPFLTEHNRLEVIHCEEVIEATDDPARSIRRKKDASMTKMLEAVTNGEADACLSAGNTGALMAGGLLKVGRIEGVSRPALATTLPTIDGQGFLMLDLGANADAKPENLLQYAIMGNIYAKNVRGIENPRIGLLNIGTEDKKGNELTKAVFSLLKDSNLNFVGNVEARDLLDNVADVVVTDGFTGNMVLKSIEGTAGAMMSMLKEAFMASGKTKIGALLMKNELKKLKGKLDYSEHGGAALFGVQAPVIKAHGSSNARAIFNAIRQASIMAEYNVTEVIKTTISESNIQQGETEEGN; translated from the coding sequence ATGAAACTAGCAATTGATGCAATGGGTGGAGATCATGCACCAAAGGCTGTCGTAGAAGGTGTTTTTCTTGCTTTAGATGAAATTACAAATTTAGAAGTTAAATTATTCGGACATAAAGAAAAATTAGCTCCTTTCTTAACTGAACATAATCGATTGGAAGTTATTCATTGCGAAGAAGTAATTGAAGCAACAGATGATCCGGCTAGAAGTATTCGTCGTAAAAAGGATGCTTCTATGACTAAAATGCTTGAAGCTGTAACAAATGGAGAAGCTGATGCTTGTCTATCTGCAGGGAATACGGGCGCATTAATGGCTGGAGGTTTACTTAAGGTTGGCCGTATAGAAGGTGTCAGTCGACCAGCATTAGCTACGACACTACCTACTATTGATGGACAAGGCTTTCTTATGCTTGATTTGGGAGCGAATGCTGATGCAAAGCCTGAGAACCTATTACAATATGCAATCATGGGTAATATCTATGCTAAAAATGTACGAGGTATTGAAAATCCACGTATAGGGTTACTAAATATAGGTACAGAAGATAAAAAAGGAAATGAGTTAACAAAAGCAGTATTTAGTCTACTAAAAGATTCAAATTTAAATTTTGTAGGCAATGTAGAAGCTCGTGATTTATTAGATAATGTGGCAGACGTTGTTGTGACTGATGGATTTACAGGTAATATGGTATTAAAATCCATTGAAGGAACTGCTGGTGCAATGATGTCAATGTTAAAAGAGGCTTTTATGGCTTCTGGAAAAACAAAAATTGGCGCTTTATTGATGAAAAATGAGTTAAAAAAGCTAAAAGGTAAATTAGATTATTCTGAGCACGGTGGTGCAGCGTTATTTGGTGTACAAGCACCAGTTATTAAAGCTCACGGCTCTTCTAATGCAAGGGCAATTTTTAATGCAATCCGTCAAGCATCGATTATGGCCGAATATAATGTAACGGAAGTCATTAAAACGACAATCTCAGAAAGTAACATCCAACAAGGGGAAACAGAAGAGGGGAATTAA
- the fabD gene encoding ACP S-malonyltransferase gives MTKIAFIFPGQGSQQVGMGAELVNNDSTSKEFYDRADEALDFKLSKLMLEGPQEELTLTYNAQPALLTTGVMIASKLMDAGIKPDYTAGHSLGEYSAFVASGAIRFEEAVKVVHKRGLYMNEAVPAGQGAMAAILGLDAQALKEVCDKVSSEGDVVQLANLNCPGQIVISGTKLGVEKASEQAKEAGAKRAIPLVVSGPFHSELMREAADKLQAEIETIEINEPQIPIISNVKAEILKDITDIKTEMVEQVYSPVLWEQDVRKMLDLGVTTFIECGPGKVLSGLVKKVDRSVKTYCVYDEATLNEVIEALRGE, from the coding sequence ATGACAAAAATAGCTTTTATTTTTCCGGGTCAAGGCTCTCAACAAGTAGGTATGGGTGCTGAATTAGTAAATAATGATAGTACAAGTAAAGAATTTTATGATCGAGCTGATGAAGCGTTAGATTTTAAACTTTCAAAATTAATGTTAGAAGGCCCCCAAGAAGAATTAACATTAACTTATAATGCACAACCGGCATTATTAACAACGGGTGTTATGATAGCTTCAAAATTAATGGACGCAGGTATTAAACCTGATTATACAGCTGGGCACTCTTTAGGAGAGTATAGTGCGTTTGTTGCTTCTGGTGCAATTAGATTTGAAGAAGCTGTGAAAGTTGTTCATAAGCGTGGCTTGTATATGAATGAAGCGGTTCCTGCAGGCCAAGGTGCAATGGCTGCTATTCTAGGATTAGATGCTCAAGCATTAAAAGAAGTTTGCGATAAAGTTTCTTCTGAAGGTGACGTAGTACAACTAGCTAATTTAAATTGCCCAGGTCAAATTGTTATTTCGGGGACAAAATTAGGTGTTGAAAAAGCATCAGAACAAGCAAAAGAAGCAGGTGCAAAAAGAGCCATTCCATTAGTTGTAAGTGGCCCATTTCATTCAGAATTAATGCGTGAAGCTGCTGATAAGCTACAAGCTGAAATTGAAACAATTGAAATTAATGAACCACAAATTCCGATTATTAGTAATGTGAAAGCAGAAATTTTAAAAGATATTACAGATATAAAAACTGAAATGGTCGAGCAAGTATATAGCCCAGTATTATGGGAACAAGACGTTCGAAAAATGCTAGACTTAGGTGTTACAACCTTTATTGAATGTGGCCCAGGTAAAGTTCTTTCAGGATTAGTAAAAAAGGTAGATCGTTCAGTTAAAACATATTGTGTTTATGATGAAGCGACACTAAATGAAGTCATAGAAGCTTTAAGGGGTGAATAA
- the fabG gene encoding 3-oxoacyl-[acyl-carrier-protein] reductase has translation MGKLEGKVAVVTGASRGIGRAIALQLAKEGANVVVNYSGSEQKAQQVVEEIISMGTKAIAVQGNVSEVNSVQNLMETAIKEFGSIDILVNNAGITRDNLIMRMKEEEWDDVINTNLKGVFLCTKAVTRQMMKQRSGRIINISSIVGVLGNAGQANYVAAKAGVIGLTKTTARELASRNILVNAVAPGFITTEMTDALPEDIKQQMLSQIPLSKLGQPEDVAKAVVFLSSEDANYMTGQTLHIDGGMHM, from the coding sequence ATGGGGAAATTAGAAGGCAAAGTTGCAGTTGTTACAGGTGCTTCTCGTGGTATTGGACGTGCTATCGCATTACAGCTAGCAAAAGAAGGTGCTAACGTTGTAGTTAACTATAGTGGTAGTGAACAAAAGGCACAACAAGTAGTTGAAGAAATTATTAGTATGGGCACAAAAGCGATTGCAGTTCAAGGAAATGTCTCAGAAGTAAATTCTGTTCAAAACTTAATGGAAACGGCCATTAAGGAATTCGGTTCCATTGATATACTAGTTAATAATGCAGGGATTACTCGTGATAATTTAATCATGCGCATGAAAGAAGAAGAATGGGATGATGTAATTAACACGAACTTAAAAGGTGTTTTCCTTTGCACAAAAGCTGTAACTCGTCAAATGATGAAGCAACGTTCCGGTCGTATTATTAACATATCATCTATCGTTGGTGTATTAGGAAATGCTGGTCAAGCAAACTATGTTGCCGCTAAAGCAGGTGTAATTGGGTTAACAAAAACAACTGCAAGAGAACTAGCCTCTCGTAACATTTTAGTGAACGCGGTAGCACCAGGATTTATCACAACGGAAATGACGGATGCACTACCAGAAGATATTAAACAACAAATGCTTTCTCAAATCCCATTAAGTAAACTAGGACAACCGGAAGATGTTGCTAAAGCCGTTGTATTCCTATCCTCTGAAGATGCAAATTATATGACTGGACAAACGTTGCATATTGACGGCGGAATGCATATGTAA
- the acpP gene encoding acyl carrier protein: protein MSTVLERVTKVVVDRLGVDESEVKLEASFREDLGADSLDVVELVMELEDEFDMEISDEDAEKIATVGDAITYIEGKLN, encoded by the coding sequence TTGTCTACAGTATTAGAACGTGTTACAAAAGTTGTCGTTGACCGTTTAGGTGTTGACGAAAGCGAAGTGAAATTAGAAGCTTCATTCCGTGAAGATTTAGGAGCGGACTCATTGGACGTTGTAGAATTAGTAATGGAACTTGAAGATGAGTTTGATATGGAAATTTCAGATGAAGATGCTGAAAAAATCGCTACGGTTGGCGATGCGATCACTTATATCGAAGGTAAGTTAAACTAA
- the rnc gene encoding ribonuclease III — translation MTIRKKGNQQKNGVLPERVQAQFEILEQELSISFENKSLLYQAFTHSSYVNEHRRKHYTDNERLEFLGDAVLELSVSKYLFERYPHMSEGELTKLRASIVCEPSLVIFANELNFGKFVLLGKGEELTGGRERPALLADCFESFIGALYLDQGLEAVVTFLQRVVYPKVEVGAFSHVMDFKSQLQELVQQSNNGVLHYEIIDEKGPAHNRTFVSRVLLNGEELGIGRGKSKKEAEQQAAQNAMVALNQSLHKEE, via the coding sequence ATGACTATAAGAAAAAAAGGAAACCAACAAAAAAACGGGGTATTGCCTGAGAGAGTACAAGCTCAATTTGAGATTTTGGAACAAGAGTTAAGCATTTCATTCGAAAATAAAAGCTTACTTTATCAAGCATTTACACATTCATCTTATGTGAATGAGCATCGACGAAAACATTATACAGACAATGAACGTTTAGAATTTCTAGGTGATGCTGTACTTGAATTATCTGTTTCTAAATACCTTTTCGAGCGATATCCACATATGAGTGAAGGGGAACTTACAAAACTTAGGGCTTCTATTGTTTGTGAACCATCACTTGTAATATTTGCTAACGAGTTAAATTTTGGAAAATTTGTATTACTTGGAAAAGGTGAGGAGTTAACAGGTGGAAGAGAACGTCCAGCGTTATTAGCTGATTGCTTTGAATCTTTTATTGGTGCACTATATTTAGATCAAGGATTAGAAGCAGTGGTTACTTTCTTACAACGTGTTGTTTATCCAAAAGTGGAAGTCGGTGCTTTTTCGCATGTGATGGATTTTAAAAGTCAGTTACAAGAATTGGTTCAACAATCAAATAATGGTGTCCTACATTACGAAATTATTGACGAAAAAGGCCCTGCACATAACCGTACGTTCGTTTCTAGAGTTTTATTAAACGGTGAAGAACTTGGTATCGGTCGAGGTAAATCGAAGAAAGAGGCTGAGCAGCAAGCCGCCCAAAATGCAATGGTCGCATTAAATCAGTCTTTGCATAAGGAGGAATAA
- the smc gene encoding chromosome segregation protein SMC → MFLKRLEVIGFKSFADRIGIDFVPGVTAVVGPNGSGKSNVTDAIRWVLGEQSAKSLRGAKMEDVIFAGSTSRKPLNFAEVTLVLNNEDEQVASDYTEISVTRRVYRSGDSEYLLNNQQCRLKDITDLFMDSGLGKEAFSIISQGRVDEILNSKPDDRRTIFEEAAGVLKYKLRKKKAEYKLVETDENLNRVLDILHELDTRLEPLQMQASSAKDYVRMTDELKESDIALMVHDLTNYLQDLTVINNEHKQLEEKEHKHAAEISNIEGQANEIREKLREIDLTLDTSQEQLVEASTEVERWEGRKALMQEKRMNAEKQLQQLQQSLQQLMVEDEEFAQSELEKKQEFEQKQKEVLKLKSDIKQIELSLNSSIVEIEQQIEESKNKYIDLLNEEATVKNELKHIEQQLTFEEATAERMSGRSEEMVKKLEQLRTEKEELESKHQVVLQQLKDTNEQIESLQNQLRTTSSSFEEKQKMLYQAYQHQQQLKSRKETLEELESDFSGFFQGVKDILLARDRGELIGIEGAVAELLQVDGKYSKAIETALGGASQHIVTKTEQDAQKAIGWLKAKRAGRATFLPKTVMKSRRLLPSQLSSAVNHPAFVSLAYELVHFDESNRTIIENLLGNVVVASNLEGASQIARICGFKYRVVTLDGDIVNAGGSLTGGATRQQSSLFTRKAELDSLTDKLAQMDASILQAEKSVSSEKERVSELQSQLDGLKLQGDDVRRLELEYRSRLHELEVEEKNLSATVSVTTSEQSSVTNRRQTLLEQREEASKRLEQLKVELEQINDTVEQLSEMKLQGEHKKDELREQSAEKRSQLAVAGEQLTQVQIATADIALKRTKTRQQIESITQEVNWLQNDGSNGPTDEEIAANVQIWSSKKSDLTAIIQQNRNERSEYQQKLSEYEEQLKELQRIHKGFLEALRSMDVKRSKMEFEINRLHNQLDEQYELDFEFAKELAIDIEDVDQTRKKVKLLKQSIEELGPVNMTAIEEYDRVLERHTFLTEQRNDLLEAQDTLHEAIKEMDEEMSTRFSESFTMIRSQFQHVFRELFGGGQADLVLLNPENILETGIEIVAQPPGKKLQNLSLLSGGERALTAIALLFAILNTRPVPFVILDEVEAALDEANVERYSTYLKKLSSGTQFIVITHRKGTMEGADVLYGITMQESGVSKLVSVKLEKEAVLVGQGSENG, encoded by the coding sequence ATGTTCCTGAAACGACTTGAAGTGATCGGCTTTAAATCGTTTGCAGATCGTATTGGTATAGATTTTGTTCCTGGTGTTACGGCAGTTGTTGGTCCGAACGGAAGTGGAAAAAGTAACGTTACAGATGCGATTCGATGGGTTTTAGGGGAGCAATCCGCAAAATCTTTGCGTGGTGCAAAAATGGAAGATGTTATTTTTGCAGGAAGTACCTCACGCAAACCTTTAAACTTTGCTGAAGTAACATTAGTTTTAAACAATGAAGATGAACAAGTAGCTAGCGACTATACAGAAATTAGCGTAACTAGACGAGTTTATCGTTCTGGCGACAGTGAGTATTTGTTAAATAATCAACAATGTCGACTGAAGGATATCACGGACTTATTTATGGATTCTGGACTAGGGAAAGAAGCATTCTCCATCATCTCTCAAGGCCGTGTAGATGAAATACTAAACTCTAAACCGGATGATCGACGAACGATATTTGAAGAAGCCGCTGGTGTATTAAAATATAAGTTGCGGAAGAAAAAAGCAGAATATAAACTCGTTGAAACAGATGAGAATTTAAATCGGGTCTTAGATATCTTGCATGAATTAGATACTCGACTTGAACCACTACAAATGCAAGCTTCAAGTGCTAAAGACTATGTCCGCATGACGGATGAATTGAAAGAATCCGACATTGCGTTAATGGTTCATGATTTAACTAATTATTTACAAGACTTAACCGTCATCAATAATGAACATAAACAATTAGAAGAAAAAGAGCACAAACACGCGGCAGAAATCTCTAATATTGAAGGTCAAGCAAATGAAATTCGTGAAAAACTTAGAGAAATCGATTTAACACTAGATACATCGCAAGAACAATTAGTTGAGGCAAGTACTGAGGTTGAACGTTGGGAAGGTAGAAAAGCATTAATGCAAGAAAAACGCATGAATGCGGAGAAACAACTCCAACAGTTACAACAATCGCTACAACAACTAATGGTCGAAGATGAAGAGTTTGCACAAAGCGAACTGGAAAAGAAACAAGAGTTTGAACAGAAGCAAAAAGAAGTATTAAAGTTAAAATCCGACATTAAACAAATAGAGCTTTCTTTAAATAGCTCAATTGTAGAAATTGAACAACAAATCGAAGAATCAAAAAATAAATATATCGATTTATTGAATGAAGAAGCAACTGTAAAAAATGAATTGAAGCATATCGAACAGCAATTAACTTTCGAAGAAGCTACAGCAGAGCGTATGTCGGGACGTTCTGAAGAAATGGTTAAAAAACTTGAACAATTAAGAACTGAGAAAGAAGAACTTGAAAGTAAGCATCAAGTTGTTCTACAACAACTAAAAGATACAAATGAACAGATAGAATCACTGCAAAATCAATTAAGAACTACTTCCTCTTCTTTTGAAGAAAAGCAGAAGATGCTTTACCAAGCTTATCAACACCAGCAACAACTAAAATCACGAAAAGAAACGTTAGAAGAGCTAGAATCTGACTTCTCAGGTTTTTTCCAAGGTGTTAAAGATATTTTGTTAGCGCGTGATCGTGGAGAATTAATTGGAATTGAAGGTGCAGTTGCAGAGCTCTTGCAGGTAGACGGGAAATATTCTAAAGCTATTGAAACTGCATTAGGTGGAGCATCACAACATATCGTTACTAAAACTGAACAAGATGCACAAAAAGCGATTGGATGGCTTAAAGCAAAAAGAGCCGGACGAGCTACGTTTTTACCAAAAACAGTCATGAAGTCCCGGAGATTGCTACCATCACAGCTTTCATCTGCTGTAAATCACCCTGCTTTCGTGAGCCTTGCTTATGAATTAGTACATTTTGATGAATCAAACCGAACAATAATCGAAAATTTATTAGGTAATGTAGTAGTTGCTTCCAATCTTGAAGGTGCTAGTCAAATAGCTCGTATTTGCGGGTTTAAGTACCGAGTAGTAACCCTTGATGGCGATATTGTTAACGCCGGAGGATCACTAACTGGTGGTGCGACAAGACAACAATCTTCACTATTTACTAGGAAAGCGGAGCTAGATTCATTAACAGACAAGTTAGCCCAAATGGATGCATCAATCTTGCAAGCTGAAAAATCTGTCTCATCTGAGAAAGAGCGAGTGAGTGAGTTACAAAGTCAATTAGATGGCTTAAAGTTACAAGGTGATGATGTCCGTAGGCTAGAACTGGAATACCGATCTAGACTACATGAATTAGAAGTAGAAGAGAAAAATTTAAGTGCAACGGTGTCTGTAACTACTTCTGAGCAATCCTCAGTGACTAATCGAAGACAAACATTATTGGAGCAACGTGAGGAAGCATCCAAAAGACTGGAACAATTAAAAGTCGAATTAGAGCAAATTAATGATACTGTTGAACAGTTGTCTGAAATGAAGTTGCAAGGAGAACATAAAAAAGATGAATTAAGAGAACAGTCAGCAGAGAAGAGATCTCAACTAGCTGTAGCGGGTGAACAATTAACCCAAGTTCAAATTGCAACTGCTGATATAGCATTAAAACGTACGAAAACAAGACAACAAATCGAATCAATTACACAAGAAGTAAATTGGTTACAAAATGATGGTTCAAATGGTCCTACGGATGAAGAAATTGCTGCTAATGTTCAAATATGGTCTAGTAAAAAATCTGACTTGACTGCAATCATACAACAAAATCGAAATGAACGATCTGAGTATCAACAAAAATTATCTGAGTACGAAGAGCAACTGAAAGAATTGCAACGTATCCATAAAGGATTCTTGGAAGCTTTACGGTCGATGGATGTAAAACGAAGCAAAATGGAATTTGAAATTAATCGTCTACATAATCAATTAGATGAACAATATGAATTAGATTTTGAATTTGCGAAAGAACTGGCAATCGATATAGAAGATGTTGATCAAACTAGAAAAAAAGTGAAGCTTTTAAAGCAATCAATCGAAGAGCTTGGTCCAGTAAATATGACAGCAATTGAAGAGTATGATCGTGTATTAGAGCGTCATACATTTTTAACTGAACAGCGCAATGATTTACTTGAAGCACAAGATACACTACATGAAGCAATTAAAGAGATGGATGAGGAAATGTCCACTCGTTTTAGTGAATCTTTTACAATGATTCGAAGCCAATTCCAGCATGTATTCAGAGAATTATTTGGCGGTGGACAAGCAGACTTAGTGTTACTTAACCCTGAGAATATTCTTGAAACAGGAATTGAGATTGTTGCACAACCTCCAGGTAAAAAATTG